GCATCTACAGGAGTGACCGGATTTTTTATTTTCCCTGTCTGCGTTATTTCTGCCTCCATCAGAGAGAAGGTCATATGATTATAATAACGGTGTTTGCCGATAACTAATATTTGTTTTTTACCATTTTCCAATACTGCCAGTTCATCCAGTTTAGAAGGAAGCTGAGGAAGAAGGCTTTTTGTAAGCATCACATCATCTATAGGAAGCATTTCCTTGATTCTGGGGTGTATTTCAATTTTGCCATCAGCATATTCCAGTTGGAAATATTGATCCAGATCCGGTTCATTTTCAAGGCCGTATACTCTGGCTTTTGGAATAAGAATCTTTTTACGGAGAGCTTCATCAAAAAACAAACGGTAATTTTTATCCTCAATGATGCAGTGGATAATCTCTGCCTGATGAGAGCAAAGCTGGTCTTTTGGATTGTCACAAGTACAGGAGCACATTAACGAGCTTCCGATTTTACTGATGGTAACCATCGGAAAATCCTGTAATGAAGATTGTTTTGTAAATATTCCTGTATTAATTTCAATAGCAGCGGGATAGATCTCACGAAAATCCCTGATCCCAATGAATGTACTGTCTGAAGTATGTTTCAGCAGGTCATATACGGATAGTGTACTGATATTGATGTTGTCAAGAATATATTCTGCCATAAAAATAGATGGAGGCAAACTTACAAAAAACAAATGTATTGAAGAATCCGTTTTGGCTACAGCTTACCCCATTTTGGCAACTTCTGCGTTTGTTCTAATGCTGAACTTTGTCCTGTAATTTTAAACCAAGAAAAATGAAAACAATTTTTATAACAGGTGCTTCTACAGGATTAGGTAAAGCAACTGCCCAATTATTTCAAAACAAAGGATGGAGAGTAATCGCAACGATGAGAAACCCTGAAGCTGCGGCTGATCTTGCTGCGTTGGAGAACGTAACGGTACTTCCTTTGGATGTTACCAATCCGGAGCAGATACAATCTACCGTAAAAAAGGCTTTGGAGCTTGGCGATATTGATGTGGTGTATAATAATGCAGGATACGGCTTAATAGGACCTTTGGAAGCGCTTTCTGATAACCAGATCGTAAAACAGCTTGACACGAATTTATTAGGGGTTATACGTGTTACACAGGCCTTTATTCCTTACTTCAGAGAACAGAAAAAAGGAATGTTCATTTCTACAACGTCTATAGGAGGAC
The nucleotide sequence above comes from Chryseobacterium sp. 7. Encoded proteins:
- a CDS encoding SDR family oxidoreductase, encoding MKTIFITGASTGLGKATAQLFQNKGWRVIATMRNPEAAADLAALENVTVLPLDVTNPEQIQSTVKKALELGDIDVVYNNAGYGLIGPLEALSDNQIVKQLDTNLLGVIRVTQAFIPYFREQKKGMFISTTSIGGLVAFPLSSTYHATKWALEGWSESLAFELNTLGIDIKTVSPGGIKTDFVSRSLDSASSPAYEDMTNSLFSKMEGMMEAASTPEQIAEVVYEAATDGKKQLRYVAGEDAKAIYAQRLELGDEAFREQFGKQFI